The Elaeis guineensis isolate ETL-2024a chromosome 13, EG11, whole genome shotgun sequence genome includes a region encoding these proteins:
- the LOC105056392 gene encoding extra-large guanine nucleotide-binding protein 3: MAAAAAETAERKERSSWEEALRKMLPPGAPLPDEEHLDYSIAVEYDGPAVSYEVPKIEPLDLRSASSGASAGDFPALPRGPRFNRLRTGEPRGSPMESARSSSVVQSQRGSAESDGGDTSRSSPRASSARDPNSLPGSPRRPRPGTVTFNTAEESEKEEDLSCGSPVAAPPPAAPSRERRRGVCGRCGKGNILKEREACLVCDARYCSNCVLKAMGSMPEGRKCVSCIGRPIDESKRSSLGKCSRMLSKLCSPLEVRQIMKAERECPANQLRPEQLIVNGQPLRQEELDEILGCSMPPQKLRPGRYWYDKDSGLWGKEGERPDRIISSKLNVGGKLRPDASDGSTQVFINGREITKLELRVLKLANVQCPRDTHFWVYDDGSYEEEGQNNIRGKIWEKASTRLICSLFSLPTPPGNSPGSKEDASTFSSRSVPEYLEQKRVQKLLLLGLEGSGTSTIFKQAKFLYGNKFTPEEMQDMKLMIQSNLYKYLSTLLEGRERFEDEYLEKQKSLALHAEKSIQGERRVEESNKCIYLINQRLKHFSDWLLEIMAMGDLDAFFPAATREYAPVVEEVWKDPAIQETYKRRNELHFLPDVASYFLDRAIEISSNEYEPTEKDILCAEGVTQCNGLAFVEFSLDDRSPMSELYSEKFDCPPPLMKYQLIRVNSRGLSEGCKWLEMFEDVHAVIFCVSLSDYDQMWSRGSGPLGNKMMASKELFESVVRHPSFRETPFVLLLNKYDTFEEKINRVPLTVCEWFADFSPVKPHNTNQSLASHAYYFVAVKFKDLYASISGRKLFVFQTKALERTTVDEAFKYIREVLKWDDMKDDNVFGILDESFYSTDASSSPYLRQV, encoded by the exons ATGGCGGCGGCGGCCGCGGAGACGGCGGAGAGGAAGGAGCGGAGCTCGTGGGAGGAGGCGCTGCGGAAGATGCTGCCCCCCGGAGCTCCGCTGCCCGACGAGGAGCACCTTGACTACTCGATCGCCGTCGAGTACGACGGCCCCGCCGTCTCTTACGAGGTTCCCAAGATCGAGCCTTTGGACCTCAGGAGCGCCTCTTCCGGCGCCTCCGCGGGCGACTTCCCGGCGCTCCCCAGGGGCCCCAGGTTCAACCGCCTCCGGACTGGGGAGCCACGGGGTAGCCCGATGGAGAGCGCGCGATCGTCGTCCGTCGTCCAGTCCCAGCGAGGGTCGGCGGAGTCCGACGGAGGAGATACGTCCCGGTCCAGCCCTAGAGCTTCCTCGGCGCGCGATCCCAACTCTCTCCCCGGCTCTCCCCGGAGGCCCCGCCCCGGGACGGTGACGTTTAATACCGCGGAGGAGTCCGAGAAGGAGGAGGACCTCTCCTGCGGCTCTCCAGTGGCTGCGCCGCCACCGGCGGCGCCGTcgagggagaggaggaggggggTCTGCGGCAGGTGCGGGAAAGGTAACATCTTGAAGGAGAGGGAGGCCTGTCTGGTCTGCGACGCGAGATACTGCAGCAACTGTGTGCTGAAGGCTATGGGGTCTATGCCGGAAGGGAGGAAGTGTGTGAGCTGTATCGGCCGTCCGATCGATGAGTCGAAGAGGTCGAGCCTTGGTAAGTGTTCAAGGATGCTGTCCAAGTTGTGCAGTCCGTTGGAGGTCCGGCAGATCATGAAGGCAGAAAGGGAGTGCCCTGCAAACCAGCTCAGACCTGAGCAACTGATCGTCAATGGACAGCCATTGAGGCAGGAAGAGCTCGATGAGATTTTGGGGTGTTCGATGCCGCCTCAGAAGTTGAGGCCCGGGAGGTACTGGTATGACAAAGATTCTGGGCTGTGGGGAAAG GAAGGTGAGAGACCTGATAGGATTATAAGTTCCAAGCTGAATGTGGGTGGGAAGCTAAGGCCAGATGCAAGCGATGGTAGCACACAGGTTTTTATAAATGGGCGTGAGATCACCAAGTTAGAACTCAGGGTTTTGAAG TTGGCCAATGTGCAATGTCCACGAGATACTCATTTCTGGGTATATGATGATGGTTCATATGAGGAAGAGGGACAGAATAACATAAGAGGAAAAATTTGGGAAAAG GCTTCAACTCGTCTGATATGTTCATTGTTCTCGTTGCCTACCCCTCCTGGAAATTCTCCTGGATCAAAAGAAGATGCATCTACATTTTCAAGCAGGTCTGTGCCAGAGTATCTGGAGCAAAAGAGAGTCCAGAAACTTTTGTTACTTGGGCTAGAAGGATCAGGAACCAGCACTATCTTTAAACAA GCAAAATTCCTATATGGAAACAAGTTCACTCCAGAGGAAATGCAAGACATGAAGCTCATGATTCAAAGCAACCTGTACAAATATCTCAGTACGTTACTTGAGGGTCGAGAGCGATTTGAGGATGAGTATTTAGAGAAGCAAAAATCTCTAGCTCTGCATGCCGAGAAGTCTATCCAAG GGGAAAGAAGAGTTGAGGAAAGTAACAAATGCATATACTTGATCAATCAAAGGTTGAAACATTTTTCTGATTGGCTACTGGAAATTATGGCTATGGGAGATCTGGATGCCTTTTTTCCTGCTGCAACACGTGAGTATGCCCCTGTAGTGGAGGAGGTTTGGAAAGATCCTGCTATTCAAGAGACATACAAGAGAAGAAATGAATTACATTTTCTTCCTGATGTTGCAAGTTACTTCTTAGACCGG GCTATTGAAATATCCAGCAATGAGTATGAACCTACTGAGAAGGACATCCTATGTGCTGAAGGAGTCACCCAGTGCAATGGCCTTGCTTTTGTGGAGTTCTCTCTAGATGACCGGAGTCCAATGTCTGAGCTGTACAGTGAGAAGTTTGATTGTCCTCCTCCCTTAATGAA GTATCAGTTGATCCGAGTAAATTCCAGAGGATTGAGTGAAGGCTGCAAGTGGTTGGAAATGTTTGAAGATGTCCATGCCGTGATCTTTTGTGTCTCTCTTAGTGACTATGACCAAATGTGGTCTCGAGGCTCAGGTCCACTTGGCAACAAAATGATGGCAAGCAAAGAACTCTTTGAGAGTGTAGTGAGGCACCCTTCTTTTAGAGAGACCCCATTTGTGCTCCTACTAAACAAGTATGACACCTTTGAGGAGAAGATCAACAGGGTACCATTAACAGTGTGTGAGTGGTTTGCAGACTTTAGTCCAGTAAAGCCACACAACACTAACCAGTCACTGGCCAGCCATGCATACTACTTCGTCGCGGTGAAATTCAAGGATCTATATGCCTCAATCAGCGGCCGGAAGCTATTCGTATTTCAGACAAAGGCTCTCGAACGCACTACTGTTGATGAGGCATTCAAATACATTAGAGAGGTCCTGAAATGGGATGATATGAAGGATGATAATGTTTTTGGAATCCTTGATGAGTCATTTTACAGCACCGATGCAAGCTCTTCTCCATACCTTAGGCAAGTATGA